In Comamonas koreensis, the genomic stretch CCATCAGCCCTGCTGTGGCAACGCGCCCCTCTGCGAAGGGCGCGTGGTGGCAGGTGCTGGCAGCCTTGCTGTGGTTGCCGCAGGCGGCAGTGATAGCCTGGGGGATTGAGGCGATCCACCAGCAAGCGGCTTGGTCGACATTGGCCAAGGCTTGCGTCCTGTTCCTGGCCTTGGGCTTGCTGCGGGCCCTGGTCGATGGCTATGGCCTGCGCCGCGCTTTTGCCGCAGCGCGCGCCCACACGCAGCAGCTGCGGCTGCAGGCCTTGCAGGCATTGGCGCTGCACTCGCCCCTGCACCCGCATCGCCCATCGGCCGGGCTGGCGGCCAGTGTGCTCAACGAGCAGGCCGACCACATCACGCCCTACTGGGCTCGCTACACGACAGCGCGCACCAAGGTCATGGTGGTGCCGCTGGTCATCCTCGTCTGTGTGTTCAGCCTGTCCTGGGTGGCGGGCTTGGTGCTGCTGGTGGCCGCGCCCTTGATCCCCATCTTTATGGCGCTGGTGGGCTGGCGGGCCGAGGCGGCCAGCAAAAAACATTTGCAGGATGTCGGCAACCTGAACCAGTTTTTGCTCGATCGCCTGCAGGGCCTGGCCAGTATTCGCGGTCTGGGTGCGGTCGGGCAAGTTGCGCAACAGCTGGCCGGTGCGGCAGAGCAGCTGCGCGCCAACACCATGGCCGTGCTCAAGATTGCGTTTCTGTCCTCTGCAGTGCTGGAGCTTTTCTCCGCGCTGGGCGTGGCCCTGGTCGCTGTGTATGTCGGGTTCCATCTGCTGGGCCAGATCCCGTTTGGCAGCTGGGGCGGTACCTTGGGCTTGGCGCAGGCCATGTTTGTGCTGCTGCTGGCCCCGGCATTTTTTGAGCCGCTGCGCGAGCTATCGGCCGTGTGGCATGACAAGGCCTCAGGTGTGGCGGCCGAGCAGGCACTGCAAGCGCTGCAGCAGCCTGGCCCGCAGATGGTGGGTGGTGGCGATAGCGACCAGGACCGCGCGGCCAGCGCCAACACCGCAGCGGCTGCCGCGCTGACGATCCGAGACCTCAGCTTTCAATACAGTGCCGACAGCCCCTTGGTGGTCAAGGCCTTCAGCGCCGAGATTGCCGCTGGCGAGCGCGTTGCGCTGTGGGGCGAAAGCGGCAGCGGCAAATCCACGGTGATGGCGCTGATCGCGGGCCTGGCAGCGCCCAGCGCAGGCAGCATCCACATCGATGGACGACCCATGGATGCAGCCCACGCCGCCGGCCTGCGCAGCGGCATGGCCTGGGTGGCGCAAAAGCCCCATGTGCTGGCCGCCAGCCTGGTGGACAACATTCGCCTGGGCCGAGATATCGACGAGGCCGCACTGCAGCAAGCGGTGCAGAGCGCGGCCCTGGGCCCCGTGTTGGCCTTGCGCGGCAATGCCGTGGTGGGCGACGGGGGCCTGGGCCTGTCGGGTGGCGAGGCCTTGCGCCTGACCCTGGCACGCGCAGCCGCCACGCCTGGCTGCCGCCTGGTGCTGGCCGATGAGCCCACGGCCCATCTGGATGCCGAGACCGCCCAGTTTGTGCGCCAGGGCCTGCTGGCCTTGGCAGCGCGCGGCGCGACCTTGGTGGTGGCCACCCATGATCCGCTTCTGGCCGCCTGCATGGACCGGGTGCTGTCGCTCGATGGCAGCCAGCCGCCCATTGCCGCTGGCCTGCCCGCCGCCATGAGGAGCATCGCATGAAGGCCTGGAACGCGCTGCGCCCCATCGTCCAGCTGTTTGCGCAATCGCCCTACCGCCGGCGCATGCTGCTGGGCAGTCTGCTCGCTGCGATCACCGTGTGCGCCGGCATGGCGCTGCTGGGCTTGTCGGGCTGGTTCCTCACCGCGGCCTATGTGGCGGGTCTTTCTACCGCCACGGCCGTGGTGTTTGATGTGTTTGCGCCCGGCGCGGGCGTGCGCTTTTTCTCGATGCTGCGCACCGGCGCGCGCTACAGCGAGCGGGTCGTCACCCACGATGCAACGTTGCGCGTGCTGGCCGCCCTGCGGGTGCAGCTGTTCTCGCGCTTGGCCGCCGCAGATACCGCATTGGCTCTGCGCCAGCGCCCTGCCCGCCTGCTGCACCGCCTCACCGCCGACATCGATGCGCTGGATGCCGTCTACCTGCGCCTGCTCACCCCCGCCGTATCGCTGCTCATCAGCGCCTGCGTGACTGCATTGGCTTTAACGATCTTCTTGAACTGGCAAAGCGGCCTGCTGGTGGGCGCCATGGTGCTGGCCGGTGGCCTGGCCTGCGTGGCCTGGTGTGTGCGCCAGGGCTTTATGACCGCGCTGCGCCGCAGTTTTGCCGGCGAGCAACTGCGGGCCCAGGTGATTGATGCGGTGGGCGCGCAGACCGAGCTGGTGATGGCCGGCAGCCTGCAGCGCCAGATGGCCCGCATTGCTGCGGCAGAGCGCCAGCAGTGGGCTGCCGATATCCGCCTCAACCGGCTGGAATCGCAGCTGGCCGTTGCGATGGCGATGCTGGGCCACTGCGCCACCGCTGCTGCGCTGCTTTGCGCGGCCTGGCTGGCGCAGAAGGGCGAGATTGGGGCACCCATTGCCGCGCTGGCCACCTTGCTGCTGCTCGCGGCGCTGGAGCCCCTCGTCCACATCCGCCGTGGTGCGATGGAGGCGGGCCGCACCTTGCTCGCTGCGCGCCGTATTGCCCCGCTGCTCGATACGCCGGCCCACACCGCCGCCACAGACAACCGCGCACCGGCAGCCGGCCTGGCCGTCGACATGCAGGCCGTGGGCCTGCAACACCCGGGCAGCGCCCGCGCCTTGCTGCAGCAGATCGATCTGCAAGTGGCCGATGGCGAATGGCTGGTGCTGGCAGGGCCCAGCGGCGCGGGCAAATCCAGTTTGATGGCGCTGATCGCGGGCGACCTGGCACCCAGTGCCGGCCAGGTGCTGCGCAAGCCATGCGCCAGCCTGCCCCAGCGCACGGAGCTGTTCCAGGCCAGCGTGGCCGCCAACCTGCGCCTGGGCCGGCCTGACGCCAGCGATGCCGAGCTGTGGGCCGCACTGCAAACGGCAGGCCTGGCCGATGTCATCGGCGCCCTGCCGGGGCAACTGAACACGCCCCTGGGCAGCCAGGGCGCGGGCCTGTCGGGGGGCGAATCGCGCCGCCTGGCGCTGGCCCGCCTGCTGCTGCACCCAGCGCCCTTGGGCTTGCTGGACGAACCCACCGAAGGCCTGGACCGCCAGACCGCCGCCCAGGTGATGCATGCGATTGCGCAATGGCATGCAAAGCGGGCCGCCAGCGGCCAGGGCGCCATCGTGATGGCCAGCCATTTGCAGCGCGAGGCGCGCCACGCCGACCGCATTGTCTGGATCGCCCCCTTGCAAGAGGGCATGGCACAAGCGCGCAAGGGCACGGCGGAGTTTGAAGCGCTGTTGCAGCGATTGCGGCCTGGCTAGCCCGGTTCACGCAACACAGGTATTTGTCAGTTTGGAACCCACGTAGTTTTTCTACCAGATCGAGCACTTACAACACGGAAGGACCAGTTCATGGATCTCGACATCGTCGGGCTATCAAGATTGCAGTTTGCACTCACAGCCCTGTACCACTTTCTCTTCGTTCCCCTGACCCTGGGGCTGTCCATGCTGATCGCCATCATGGAGACGGTCTATGTGATGACGCGGCGTGTCATCTGGCGCCAGATGACCAAGTTCTGGGGCGTGCTCTTTGGCATCAACTTCGCCATCGGCGTGGCGACCGGTCTGGTGATGGAGTTCCAGTTCGGCATGAACTGGAGCTACTACAGCCACTATGTGGGCGACATCTTTGGCGCCCCGCTGGCCATCGAAGGGCTGATGGCCTTCTTCCTGGAGGCGACCTTTGTCGGTCTGTTCTTCTTTGGCTGGGACAAGCTCTCGCCGGTCAAGCACTTGATCGTCACCTGGCTCACGGCCCTGGGCACCAATCTGTCGGCGCTGTGGATTCTGATCGCCAATGGCTGGATGCAGAACCCGGTGGGCGCGGTCTTCAACCCGCAGACCATGCGCATGGAAGTCAATGACTTCGCCGCCGTGCTCACCAACCCGGTGGCGCAGGCTAAGTTTGTGCACACCGTCTCTGCCGGTTATGTCTGCGCAGCCATCTTTGTGCTGGGCGTGTCGGCCTGGTACCTGCTCAAGGGCCGCCATGTGGCGCTGGCCAAGCGCTCGATGACGGTGGCCGCCGCCTTTGGCCTGGCCGGCTCACTGTCAGTCGTGGTGCTGGGTGATGAGTCCGGCTACCTGTCGGGCGAGCACCAGAAGATGAAGCTCGCTGCCATTGAAGCGATGTGGGAGACCGAGCCTGCACCGGCCGCCTTCACCGCCATTGGCTTTCCTGACCAGGAAGCGCGCGAGACCCATTACGCGATCCATATCCCATGGGCGATGGGCTTGATCGGCACGCGCTCGCTCGATACCGAGCTGCAGGGCATCAACGACCTGGTCAAGCACGCCGAGGTGCTGATCCGCGACGGTATCAAGGCCTATGACGCGCTGGAGAAGATTCGCGATGCCGGCTCGACGACCACGATCTCGCCCGAGCTCAAGGAGCAGTTCGAGGCCAATGGCAAGTCGCTGGGCTATGCCTTGCTGCTCAAGCGCTATGTCGATGACCCGCGCCAGGCCAGCGACGCACAGATCGCCAAGGCGGCCTGGGACACGGTTCCGCAGGTGGCTCCGCTGTTCTGGACCTTCCGCATCATGGTCGCGCTGGGCATGTTCTTCATCGTGCTGACGGCTGCATTCTTCTACCTCGCCTCGCGCCACCAGCTGGAAAACCGCCGCTGGCTGCTGTGGGTGGCGGTATGGTCCATTCCGCTGCCCTGGGTTGCGATCGAGTGCGGCTGGTTCGTGGCCGAGTTTGGCCGCCAGCCCTGGATCATCGAAGGCGTGCTGCCCACCGCTGTGGCCGCGTCCAACCTGGGCGTCACCACCTTGCTGATCACGATCCTCGGCTTTGTGGCGCTGTACACGGTGCTGCTGATCATCGAGATGAAGCTGATGCTCAAGGCCATCCAAAAGGGCCCCGAGCTCGAGCCCGAGCAGCGCGATCCGCAGCCGCTGAGCTATGCCTCGATCGCCACGGCGCAACCCACCTATTCGGGAAAGTAACACCATGATCTTGCATACACTTTTGAACTACGACACCCTGCGTGTCATCTGGTGGGTCCTGCTGGGCGTGCTGCTGATCGGCTTTGCCGTGATGGATGGCTTTGACCTGGGCACCGGCATGCTCCTGCCCTTCCTGGGCAAGAACGACCTGGAGCGCCGCGTCATCATCAATGCCGTGGGCCCTACCTGGGAAGGCAACCAAGTCTGGCTGGTGCTGGGCGGTGGCGCCATCTTTGCCGCCTGGCCGCAGCTCTATGCGGTGTCCTTCTCGGGCTTTTACCTGGCCATGTTCGTGATCCTGATCGGTCTGATCCTGCGCCCGGTCGCCTTCAAGTACCGCAGCAAGAACGAGTCCCCCGCCTGGCGCAGCCGCTGGGACTGGGCGCTGTTTGCCGGCAGCTTTATCCCCGCGCTGATCTGCGGCGTGGCCATGGGCAATGTGCTCCAGGGCGTGCCCTTCCGCCTGACGCCTGAGCTCTATATCCACTACGACGGCAGCTTCTTTGGCCTGCTCAACCCCTTCGCGATCCTCGCTGGCCTCATCTCCGTCACCATGCTGCTGATGCATGGCGCGGCCTGGCTGTGCATCAAGACTGAAGGCGCCATTGCCGCCCGTGCCCGCACCGTGGGCAGCATCTCGGCGGTTGTGACTGCTGTGCTGTTCGTGCTCGCCGGCATCGTGCTGTGGAAGTTTGTTGACGGCTACAGCATCACCTCGGCGCTGAACACCACCGGCCCATCGAACCCGCTGTTCAAGACCGCAGCCCACGCGCCCGGCGCCTGGATGCAGAACTACCAGCAGCACCCCTGGACGATGGCTGCGCCGATTCTCGGCGTGCTGGGCTGCCTGATCGCAGCGGTGCTGATCCGTGCCCGCAAGGATGGCCTGGCGATGATCACCAGCGGCCTGGGCATTGCCGGCATCATCCTGACCGTGGGCGCTTCGATGTTCCCGATGATCCTGCCCTCGTCGGTGGACCCGCGCTTTAGCCTCACGGTCTGGGATTCGTCGTCCAGCCACATGACCTTGTTCATCATGCTGGTCTGCACCCTCATCTTCATGCCGCTGATCCTGGCCTACACCAGCTGGGTCTACTCGGTCCTCTGGGGCAAGGTCAATGCCAAGGACATCAACGACGGCAACGGCCACGCTTACTGAGCGCCGCTGCACACAGAAAGGATTCGATTATGTGGTATTTCTCCTGGATTCTCGGCCTGCCGCTGGCCGCCGCCTTTGCGGTGCTCAACGCCATGTGGTTTGAGATGACCGAAGACCAGAAGCTGCGCCAGCAGCTGCTGGACGACCCGGACTCGCAGCACTGAGCTGCGGCACAAGCCCCTGAGCCTGGCACAGCGCCACGGCTCTCAACGCACAAAGGCCCAAACCTTGGTTTGGGCCTTTTGCTATGGGCTAAGAACCTGTTCTAAGAGTGATCAGCCCTGGTTTTGCAGATCTTCGGAGAACAGCCGCCAGTCCTTGCCCACCTTGCGCCAGTACTGGCGCAGCGACAAGGGCTGCGCCTGTTCGCGGCTCTTGAGCTTCAGGTTGGCCACGCGAATCTCGCCCTTGTGGTCTTTCCAGCCGTAGGTAGAGATGTCCTGCAGCTCCACACTGCGGCCCTTGAACAGCGCGGCCATGCGTGTATGCCAGGCCTGGCCTTCGGACGAGGCCGTCCATTGCGGCGTGGCCAGCTGCAAGGCGCCCTGGGGGTCGTCCTGCATCCAGGCCTGGTGCCACTGCTGCAGCACGGCCGTGAAAGCGTCGGTGCTCTGGCGGTGCGAGGCATCGCTTGGCGCCACCCACTGCAGCTTCTCGCGGATCAGCACCGGCGTCAGCTTGTCCACCGTGCGCATCAGTGCAATCAGATCGGGGTTGGCCAGCACCACGCAGCCATCGCTGGCCTGCGGCAGGCGGGCGAACTGGTCCGGCGGCGCGCCATGCAGCCAGATGCCGCTGCCCGAGCGGCCCATGGCCTTGTCCCAGTCATTGGGGTAGTTCAGGGTCAGAGCACCCTTGCCATAGAACTCGGGCAGGCGCTGGCCGGCAATCTGGCGGCCAATAAAGTAGATGCCTTCGGGGGTGCGCTGGTCGCCCTCTTCGAGCTTGCCCACCCCCAGCTTGCCGACGGAGACATAGAAGCTGTCGACAAGCTGCAGCTGGCCTTGGTCATGGCGCAGCAGGTAGAGGCGCGACTGGCTGGCATCGATGGCGATGACCTGGCGCACCGAGGGTGACAGCGACAGAAACTCCGCAGGCACCTGACCGGCGGCCGGCAGCGATTGGGCACCCTGCATGCGGCGGCGGATCTCGTCCTGCAGACCCTGGAGCTGCTCCAGGGTCTGCCCGCCCTGGGCGTTGGCAGCGGGCGTGGGCGGCACCGCTGCGCCGGCCTGCGGCAGGGGTATATGTTTAACGGGCAGCACCATGGCGCGCTGGGCCACCGCAGCGGGCGTCAATGCCCCGGGCTGGCCGGAGCGAAAACGCAGCAGATCGGCATACACCAGCTGCGCGGCCTGAAAATGCGGCACATCGGCCGTCAGGCTGGCGGCGGCCTTGAGGGCCTGGTCCAGCTGCTGGTTTTGCACCAGCGCAATGATCTGCACCAGGCGCTCTTCGGCATCGGGCTGGCGGGCCTTGGCGGCAGCGGCCGTCTTTGCCTGGGCAGCAGCGCGCGGCGTGGCCGGCGAGCCAGCAGCCAGCGCCGCACCTGCCGCGGCCACCACGGCTGCACCAACGCCCGAGCGCCAAAACTGCTTGCAAAAAGGCATAGCCTGTGATTCCTTCAACTGACTTCTGTGCGGACCAGCGCCGATCATAGCCTGTGCAGCGCGGAGCGATCAGCCGCCCGTGGTCTCGCGCATGATGCGCCAATGGCCTTTTTCCAGTCGCATCACCAAGGTCTTGCGGGTGGTGGTCTTGAGCGCGCCGGCCGCATAGTACTGGCGGAACTTGGCTGTTGCCTGCTCGCCCTCCACGCTGACCTGCAGATTGCGCACATTCACCACAATCGCTTGCTTGCCGACAATGCGCTGGCGCCGCTCTTCCTTCCAGGCACTGAGGCTGCCGCCACCGGCTGGGCTGAAATGGTCGCTGTAGGCGGCCAGGTAGCCGGGCATGTCCTTCTTCTCCCAAGCCGTGGCCCAGCTGTTGACGGCGCGCTCCACATCGAGCTTGGCGGTATCACGCGCTGGCTTGGGCTTGGTCTCGGCCACAGGTGCTGCCGGTTTGGCGGCTGGGGCGGCGGCGCTGGCTGCCACAGCATTGGCTGCCACAGCACTGGCTGCCACAGCACTGGCTGCCACAGCCTTGGCGGGCTCAGCAGGCACAGGCGCCGGAGCGGCTGCTGGCGTGGGCGCAGGTGCCGGAGCCGCCTTGGGCGCCGGAACCGGCGTGGATGCCGCTTGGGCTACAACAGCCGGTGCAGGGCTAGGCGCAGGCGGTTTGGGCGCTGCAACAGGGGCTGGTGCTGGTGCGGGCGCTGACACCGGCGCAGGCGCAGGTGCTGGCGGCGGTGGCGGGGGCGCCACCGGTTTGGGCGGCACATCGGCTCGGGCCTGCACCAGCGCGTTCTTTCCGTTGGCGAGCGAGGCCGGGACAATCTGCGTGATCAGCGCCAGCTGGGGGGCCGTCTGCTTGGGCGCGCCTTCGAGCTGCAGCGCCTTGGCATAGGCATCGCTGGCCATGCGGGCGTAGAGGTCGCCCAGGTTTTCATGCGCCGTCGTGTAACTGGGGTTGGTGCGCATCGATTGCTCCAGCGCCTGCGCGGCCTTGCGGTCCTGGCCATCAGCGGCATACAGCACGGCCAGGTTGTTGTAGGGCTCGGGCATGCCGGGGTAATCGCGGGTCAGCTCCTGGAAGATCTTGATCGCCTGTGCATGCTGTTTTTGCTCGGTCGCGATCACGCCGCGCAAAAAGCGCATTTCCACATCGCCGGGCTGCTTGCGCAGGTAGGCATCGGCCTCTTTGGCGGCTTGCGCTGCCTTGCCCTGCTGCAGCAACTGGCTCACTTCCGCCACAGCGGGCGATGCAGGCGACGTGGGCGCGGCTTGCGCCTGCAGCGCAGCGCCCCCCATCAGCACACCTACGCAGACCGCCGCCCAGCGCTGGCGAAAAAGGACGGGCACCAGGGATCGCAGGGTAGAGCGCGCTGGGAAAGCACTTTGCATGGGGGATTTTCTCGTTGCAGTGGACCAAAAGCCGCAGAAAACAGCCAGAAATCTTGCGTATCTGTACACACATCCGTTGGCAGAAAAAGCCCCGCCTGGCGCGCGCCAAAAACCGGCCGATTATACAGACCCTGCCTGCGCCAAGGGCTGGCTGCCGGGCGGCGAAACGCTCCCCCCACAAAGGACGAACGTTACGTAACACCTCCGTAACAACTGGAGCAAAACTGCCTTTTACGCCGCACCTATGGCGTACGAAAAATAAAAATACTCATTTAAAACAATGATCTAATAAATTTCACAGAGGTAACAGCTGCCGGTTTTCGCGTTGGCACAGGAGTTGCACTCATGAAGACAAGGCCTGGGCATTTGCCCTTGAGGCCAGCCCCCAGACCGGAGACCTGCAAATGACCCACAACGCCCCCTTGCTCAGCCCAGAGGTCTGCGAGACGCTGTTTGATGAAGCGCAGGAGCGCCATCTGTGCATGGAGGTGCATTGCGCACCCGGCCTGGCCCACCAGCTGAGCCTGGCAGCGCGCTTTGTGGCGCAGCAGGCGGTGGATCTGCCCAAGCCCTATGACGGCTGCCTGATGTTCTTCACCATCACCGCGCAGAACCTGCCCATCACCAGCTTCAGCATCCAGCAGCCCAGCGTTGCCGAGGCCTGGACGGAGGGCGCAGCGCGCATGCGGCAATGGGCCTGGGCGTTCAATGCCACCGGCGTGGAACTGCGCATTGACTGGGCGACCGCCGTGCTGCCGCTGCCCGGCGATGAGCCGCAGGATGCGCTGGCCGATCTGCGCCAGTCCTGGAGCCTGGCCGACAGCGCGCAGGAGCGCGCCGAGATGCTGGCGCTGCTCAGCCACCGCATGACGCGCGCACTCGCCCGCCTGCAGCTGCTGAGCGATCCAGTGCCCGCCAGCACCCTGGGCCGCTGGCAACTGCTGCTCGAAGGCCTGCACATCAGCCCGCTCGGAGAGATGCGCACCCTTCCCCGCCACGACCCCTTGTCACCCCGCAGCAGCCACGGCAGCGCGGCCTCGGCCATCTACCAGGCCACGCAGGAGTTGCTGGCCCGCAGCCAGAGCGAAGACGGCAGCTGGCCCAAAGCCAGCACCTTGGTCGACCACCTGGGCATCACCTATGCGTTGCTGCTCACCCAGCGCCAAAGCGCGCCAACGCCAAGCTCGTCGATGACCGTGCACCGTGCCATCGCCTACCAGGCCGAGCAGATGCAGCGCTGGAGCCTGCATGAATGCGGCAGCGACCTGCTCAAGGCCATGAGCCTGATCGTGCTGGTGCAGTATGTCCACCTCTACCCGGGCGCCGGCTGCGCCACACCGCTGCGCGACCTGATCGGCCTGCTGTCCCAGCAGCTCCATGGCAAGGCCGTACGCGGCGCAGGTGCCACCGCCCCCTGGGCCCAGTTGGCCTTGCAGAGCCTGCAAAAGAGTGGGCAGCAGCCCTCGGACCTGCAAGCTGCCACTGGCAGCCCCGCTGCAGACGGCGACAGCCCATGGCTGCATGCCGCCTGGCAGCAGCTGCAGGCCCTGGCGCAGGACCAGGAACACAGCAAGCTGCACCCCGAGCCCTGGGTGTCTGCCGCGCTGATGGAATGCTCTTTGCAGCATGGCCAACCGCTGTTTGCCAGCCATGCCCAGCGCAGCCAGTTTTTCTCGGGCATGCAGTCGCTGTTCAAGACCTGCTACCAACGCATGGTCTGGCCCAAGCTGCCCCATACGCAAGCCGGCCGCCAGCGCTGGAGCAGCGGCGTACTGCAGGCGCCCGTTACCGACTGCCGCGTGGCCAGCCAGCTGCTGATCACCATCAGCGCGGCGGTGAGCTTTGCCAACCTGTCGCAGGCACGCTCATTAGCGCCATAGATACCCGGCCA encodes the following:
- the cydD gene encoding thiol reductant ABC exporter subunit CydD; protein product: MPSTRATSSAISPAVATRPSAKGAWWQVLAALLWLPQAAVIAWGIEAIHQQAAWSTLAKACVLFLALGLLRALVDGYGLRRAFAAARAHTQQLRLQALQALALHSPLHPHRPSAGLAASVLNEQADHITPYWARYTTARTKVMVVPLVILVCVFSLSWVAGLVLLVAAPLIPIFMALVGWRAEAASKKHLQDVGNLNQFLLDRLQGLASIRGLGAVGQVAQQLAGAAEQLRANTMAVLKIAFLSSAVLELFSALGVALVAVYVGFHLLGQIPFGSWGGTLGLAQAMFVLLLAPAFFEPLRELSAVWHDKASGVAAEQALQALQQPGPQMVGGGDSDQDRAASANTAAAAALTIRDLSFQYSADSPLVVKAFSAEIAAGERVALWGESGSGKSTVMALIAGLAAPSAGSIHIDGRPMDAAHAAGLRSGMAWVAQKPHVLAASLVDNIRLGRDIDEAALQQAVQSAALGPVLALRGNAVVGDGGLGLSGGEALRLTLARAAATPGCRLVLADEPTAHLDAETAQFVRQGLLALAARGATLVVATHDPLLAACMDRVLSLDGSQPPIAAGLPAAMRSIA
- a CDS encoding amino acid ABC transporter ATP-binding/permease protein — its product is MKAWNALRPIVQLFAQSPYRRRMLLGSLLAAITVCAGMALLGLSGWFLTAAYVAGLSTATAVVFDVFAPGAGVRFFSMLRTGARYSERVVTHDATLRVLAALRVQLFSRLAAADTALALRQRPARLLHRLTADIDALDAVYLRLLTPAVSLLISACVTALALTIFLNWQSGLLVGAMVLAGGLACVAWCVRQGFMTALRRSFAGEQLRAQVIDAVGAQTELVMAGSLQRQMARIAAAERQQWAADIRLNRLESQLAVAMAMLGHCATAAALLCAAWLAQKGEIGAPIAALATLLLLAALEPLVHIRRGAMEAGRTLLAARRIAPLLDTPAHTAATDNRAPAAGLAVDMQAVGLQHPGSARALLQQIDLQVADGEWLVLAGPSGAGKSSLMALIAGDLAPSAGQVLRKPCASLPQRTELFQASVAANLRLGRPDASDAELWAALQTAGLADVIGALPGQLNTPLGSQGAGLSGGESRRLALARLLLHPAPLGLLDEPTEGLDRQTAAQVMHAIAQWHAKRAASGQGAIVMASHLQREARHADRIVWIAPLQEGMAQARKGTAEFEALLQRLRPG
- a CDS encoding cytochrome ubiquinol oxidase subunit I, translated to MDLDIVGLSRLQFALTALYHFLFVPLTLGLSMLIAIMETVYVMTRRVIWRQMTKFWGVLFGINFAIGVATGLVMEFQFGMNWSYYSHYVGDIFGAPLAIEGLMAFFLEATFVGLFFFGWDKLSPVKHLIVTWLTALGTNLSALWILIANGWMQNPVGAVFNPQTMRMEVNDFAAVLTNPVAQAKFVHTVSAGYVCAAIFVLGVSAWYLLKGRHVALAKRSMTVAAAFGLAGSLSVVVLGDESGYLSGEHQKMKLAAIEAMWETEPAPAAFTAIGFPDQEARETHYAIHIPWAMGLIGTRSLDTELQGINDLVKHAEVLIRDGIKAYDALEKIRDAGSTTTISPELKEQFEANGKSLGYALLLKRYVDDPRQASDAQIAKAAWDTVPQVAPLFWTFRIMVALGMFFIVLTAAFFYLASRHQLENRRWLLWVAVWSIPLPWVAIECGWFVAEFGRQPWIIEGVLPTAVAASNLGVTTLLITILGFVALYTVLLIIEMKLMLKAIQKGPELEPEQRDPQPLSYASIATAQPTYSGK
- the cydB gene encoding cytochrome d ubiquinol oxidase subunit II, which codes for MILHTLLNYDTLRVIWWVLLGVLLIGFAVMDGFDLGTGMLLPFLGKNDLERRVIINAVGPTWEGNQVWLVLGGGAIFAAWPQLYAVSFSGFYLAMFVILIGLILRPVAFKYRSKNESPAWRSRWDWALFAGSFIPALICGVAMGNVLQGVPFRLTPELYIHYDGSFFGLLNPFAILAGLISVTMLLMHGAAWLCIKTEGAIAARARTVGSISAVVTAVLFVLAGIVLWKFVDGYSITSALNTTGPSNPLFKTAAHAPGAWMQNYQQHPWTMAAPILGVLGCLIAAVLIRARKDGLAMITSGLGIAGIILTVGASMFPMILPSSVDPRFSLTVWDSSSSHMTLFIMLVCTLIFMPLILAYTSWVYSVLWGKVNAKDINDGNGHAY
- the cydX gene encoding cytochrome bd-I oxidase subunit CydX codes for the protein MWYFSWILGLPLAAAFAVLNAMWFEMTEDQKLRQQLLDDPDSQH
- a CDS encoding L,D-transpeptidase family protein, whose protein sequence is MPFCKQFWRSGVGAAVVAAAGAALAAGSPATPRAAAQAKTAAAAKARQPDAEERLVQIIALVQNQQLDQALKAAASLTADVPHFQAAQLVYADLLRFRSGQPGALTPAAVAQRAMVLPVKHIPLPQAGAAVPPTPAANAQGGQTLEQLQGLQDEIRRRMQGAQSLPAAGQVPAEFLSLSPSVRQVIAIDASQSRLYLLRHDQGQLQLVDSFYVSVGKLGVGKLEEGDQRTPEGIYFIGRQIAGQRLPEFYGKGALTLNYPNDWDKAMGRSGSGIWLHGAPPDQFARLPQASDGCVVLANPDLIALMRTVDKLTPVLIREKLQWVAPSDASHRQSTDAFTAVLQQWHQAWMQDDPQGALQLATPQWTASSEGQAWHTRMAALFKGRSVELQDISTYGWKDHKGEIRVANLKLKSREQAQPLSLRQYWRKVGKDWRLFSEDLQNQG
- a CDS encoding tetratricopeptide repeat protein, which codes for MQSAFPARSTLRSLVPVLFRQRWAAVCVGVLMGGAALQAQAAPTSPASPAVAEVSQLLQQGKAAQAAKEADAYLRKQPGDVEMRFLRGVIATEQKQHAQAIKIFQELTRDYPGMPEPYNNLAVLYAADGQDRKAAQALEQSMRTNPSYTTAHENLGDLYARMASDAYAKALQLEGAPKQTAPQLALITQIVPASLANGKNALVQARADVPPKPVAPPPPPPAPAPAPVSAPAPAPAPVAAPKPPAPSPAPAVVAQAASTPVPAPKAAPAPAPTPAAAPAPVPAEPAKAVAASAVAASAVAANAVAASAAAPAAKPAAPVAETKPKPARDTAKLDVERAVNSWATAWEKKDMPGYLAAYSDHFSPAGGGSLSAWKEERRQRIVGKQAIVVNVRNLQVSVEGEQATAKFRQYYAAGALKTTTRKTLVMRLEKGHWRIMRETTGG